ttgctcaaatataattttttttgtgaaataataaaaaaaagtctgcCTTGCTTACCTCACCACCTCCCACTGTGCAACTGACGTGTttttgtcgtttatttgggtttTCTCGTCATCTCCTCGCATTCCTCTCGCCAGCGCGTAGAGAAGTAAAAGTTTGATTTTAGTACTCCAAGTTTGTGAAATTTCGTGTAATCCTTCAAATGCTCTGCAACAAGCTTTAGTTTTCTGGTAAATTAcgttaaaaaacaacaaggaaCGAACCGAAACAGTGCGAATTGTGCGACTGTGTGCGAGCGAGAACGAAGGTACAGgcgaaatacaaacaaacggagctatcatcatcatcagcagcagcagcaacacaagaATAAAAGGTTGTAGATATTGCACCGTGTGACTCATCAGCAAAGCTTGACCGAGCAGCAGCGATAAGCACAGAAAATTAGCAGCCGACGACATACTGCTGCGCATTGTTTTGGAAACTATAATATTGGGAAATAGTGGTTGTTTTCGGTAGAGCAGTATCGCAAGGAAGGAAGAATGTCGCTGAATACAGCACACGCCAACAACGGCGTACTGATACACGCCGCTGAAGGGTAAGTTGTTCATGAGgtattctgtttttttctactcATTTTCAACAGTAACGCAAATATACATGCACACACGGAACAGCAGTGTACAATCTGATAATTATGTATATTAGTAGAATTTTCTGGATATTTCCTTAACATTCTCACGGCTTAAACCAACCACACTTCATCATGCTAATTGTTTCtcgttgtttttcctttctgtctttcctttctttacaGAATACTCATCTTCAGCGATCATGTGACGATTGAGTTTACGGGTCACAACAATGGTGCGATGAAGGGTAGCAAGCAGGGCCGCGTCTATCTGACGACGCACCGGGTCATCTACAACAGCAAGAGCGAAACCGATTCGCTCCGTTCCTTTAGCATGCCGTTCGTGTCGATGCGCGAGGTCGAGGTCGAGCAGCCCGTCTTCGGTGCGAACTACATCAAGGGAAAGGTGAACGCGCAGCAGAATGGTAACTGGGAGGGTGAGGCAAAGTTTAAGATCGTTTTCAAGCACGGTGGCGCGATCGATTTCGGCCAAGCGATGCTGAGGGCTGCGTCCATCGCCCAGCGGAACGCGGGCAatgctccaccaccaccgtacaCCCCGCCCGGCGGTGAATGGTATGCGGCTCCACCGCCAGCTTACACTCCGAACCCGTACGGATATGGCTGGGTACCGGGAGCAACCGTGTTCCCCGAACAGCCGCAACCGAACTCGATCTACATGCACGACAGTCCACCACCGTATCCGGGAATCGTGCCAGGAATGCAGGGTCCACCTGGTTACTCGTAcccaccgcagcagcagcaacatcagttTGCCGGGGGCTATCCGCATCCACCGGCAGCGGGCGGTTACCCGGTACAGGCCGGGTTTGCTGCCGGACCGGGTGCCGGTTACCCGAATGGAAATGTCGCACAAGGCGGCTATCCGCAGCCGGGACCGTCGAGCGGTGCGATGGGCTTTACAGCTCCACCGCAACCACCGGCAAGTAAGTACACGTACAAAAGCGTCTAAACCCTCGaccataaattacgtaacgctaaaatttggaatttttttacCCCCTCCGCCTCCCCCTCATAACTAACGTAAAAGACATGGTAACCGAAACGTAAAAGCCATGGTAATTCATTCAAAATTTGACCaagaaatttgttaaaaagttTTCGCTTCGTGCATCGGGGGTAGATTGCAAATTAAAGTACCAATTTTAGAGCATTCAttgtaatttttcaaacgcGTCACATATTTCGAATTGAATAGTGGATGAACAGTGGCACTTTTTGATTTCAAATTAGTGCCTTCCCCTACAAATCAAGCGTAAGTTTTTTACGAAATAATATGTTGCAATCGTCctaaataaacaaacgtgTCCTGATTTTTTGTTACGTAACACAGGGTGGACCCCCCCAACCTGCCCCTTGTGTAAAAAATCGTATCGCTAGTGAGAACACCGCCACCTATcgaccacccccccccccctccttagAGTTTTACGTAACTTATGGAAGCTCCCTTATAAGCTATGTTGTGATCCCTTTTCAAAAACCATGACTGTACAAAAAcgttttttcttggtttaaacAGATTCGAAGGAAGCGGAAGCAGCCCAAAGTGCATATTACGACCCGAACAGGCCCCAGACAGCATACGTTCCACCTCCAGCATACTACGTGAGTTTCACAACTGCATGCAATCCCTTAACCTCCCTCAATATCCACAGCGCCTTTACCGATAGAATTAATTTGTTGCCTTATTTTGCAGGAACCACCACCAAGCTATAGCTCGCTCAACAAGAAGGAACAGTAAACACAAGGTacgtgtgcgttttgtttgtgttttcctctaaatcatcatcTCTCCCGGTGGAATTGTAAACCTGTGGATTCAAACAACTCCCCCGACACGGCTAGACACAGAGCAGGGGTGGGTGACGGTTTAAAGAAGCAAGGGGTGAAAAACGAGTGAGTGTCACCGGCGGGAATACGAGTTGTATAATTTGTTTATGTCATTGTTTAGATTTTATAACGCCGTTAACTCTTGCTGCTGCAAACAAATCGTTATTGTGCGTCCGCCTGTTTCGATGTCGATTATTTGCAATTAAGCATTCCTGTGAACACCGGACAACGGGGCACAGTTTAATCCTTTTctcgcgtgtgtttgtgagcaTATGTTCAACTCTACTGCATGTTAAAACATCcgtaagcacacacacacacatatgtaaAATTGTAATCGAATAATAAATAACTTGTATCTTATACTAACGCAAACTGCTATGGGATGTTGTGTGGGGGGGGTTCGTTTCGGAAAAAATCGATTCGAAAACACTTACTCATatcacatttgtttgttttttcctcaatTATATTTAACAATTGCATAATAAACTCTATGCAAACGCACCATTTGCGATCCCTTAGCTTGTTGtggtaaaaatatatatttctgaaaattgattcAAAACGGATTACTTCTTTCATAGCAATTGTAAAGTAGTATTAGTACAGTATTCAAAGCTTTATCTATCACcagattgtttgttttcactaCCTCCTTCCCCATTTCCCCCCTGTGTGCCGATCTTGAGTGTGACGATGCTTGCTGACAATAAAACTATACATCTCTAAAGGCTTGACTTCATGAACGGTTTCAAATATAGGTGGAATGACTGGTTCACGGGT
This genomic window from Anopheles maculipalpis chromosome 2RL, idAnoMacuDA_375_x, whole genome shotgun sequence contains:
- the LOC126556220 gene encoding WW domain-binding protein 2, which codes for MSLNTAHANNGVLIHAAEGILIFSDHVTIEFTGHNNGAMKGSKQGRVYLTTHRVIYNSKSETDSLRSFSMPFVSMREVEVEQPVFGANYIKGKVNAQQNGNWEGEAKFKIVFKHGGAIDFGQAMLRAASIAQRNAGNAPPPPYTPPGGEWYAAPPPAYTPNPYGYGWVPGATVFPEQPQPNSIYMHDSPPPYPGIVPGMQGPPGYSYPPQQQQHQFAGGYPHPPAAGGYPVQAGFAAGPGAGYPNGNVAQGGYPQPGPSSGAMGFTAPPQPPANSKEAEAAQSAYYDPNRPQTAYVPPPAYYEPPPSYSSLNKKEQ